The following proteins are encoded in a genomic region of Streptococcus sp. 29892:
- a CDS encoding amino acid ABC transporter permease: MDFSFLPDYWAYFNYGALVTLIIAFFSVFFGSILGTLLAFAQRSRYKVLVWLANIYVWIFRGTPMVVQIMIAFAMTNFVAPTIQIGILDVDLTRLIPGIIVISMNSAAYVSETIRAGINAVPKGQLEAAYSLGIRPKQAMRYVIMPQAIKNILPALGNEFVTIVKDSSLLSTIGVIELWNGAQTVATTTYLTQSPLIFAAFYYLMMTSILTLGIQALEKKLNKGGH, encoded by the coding sequence ATGGATTTTTCTTTCTTGCCTGATTATTGGGCATATTTTAATTATGGGGCCCTTGTAACCCTTATTATCGCTTTTTTCTCGGTTTTCTTTGGTAGTATTTTAGGGACGCTCTTGGCCTTTGCCCAACGCAGTAGATATAAGGTTCTGGTTTGGCTTGCCAATATTTATGTATGGATTTTCCGCGGTACTCCAATGGTAGTACAGATTATGATTGCCTTTGCCATGACCAATTTTGTTGCACCGACTATCCAAATAGGGATTTTAGATGTAGATTTGACGCGTTTAATTCCAGGGATTATTGTCATTTCTATGAACTCCGCAGCCTATGTGTCTGAAACCATTCGTGCGGGTATCAATGCTGTGCCAAAGGGTCAATTGGAAGCAGCTTATTCATTAGGTATTCGTCCAAAACAAGCCATGCGCTATGTCATTATGCCACAGGCTATCAAGAATATTCTCCCTGCTTTGGGAAATGAGTTTGTAACCATTGTTAAGGACAGTTCGCTCCTGTCAACCATTGGTGTTATTGAGTTGTGGAATGGGGCACAGACGGTTGCTACGACGACTTATCTCACTCAAAGTCCGCTTATTTTTGCAGCCTTCTATTATTTGATGATGACCAGTATTTTGACCCTAGGCATTCAAGCTCTTGAGAAAAAATTAAACAAGGGAGGACACTAA
- a CDS encoding DUF1797 family protein translates to MESHLVRIINRLEAMANDGGTLKRNFEREGVVVAEVAYSYDEENGSVFTLRDVAARETYTFDSIDLIAMEIYELLY, encoded by the coding sequence ATGGAATCACATTTGGTGAGAATTATCAATCGTCTGGAAGCTATGGCTAACGATGGCGGTACATTGAAACGTAATTTTGAGCGTGAAGGTGTTGTTGTTGCAGAAGTGGCTTATAGCTATGACGAGGAAAATGGTTCAGTATTTACCTTGCGTGATGTCGCTGCTCGTGAAACCTATACGTTTGACAGCATTGACTTGATTGCGATGGAAATCTACGAATTGTTGTACTAA
- a CDS encoding ATP-dependent Clp protease ATP-binding subunit has protein sequence MLCHNCKINDATIHLYTNLNGKQQQVDLCHNCYQIMKTDPNNAILRGLGDLTNPNNMDPFSEFFNHLGGYPGNTPAGKKRDQTPPTQAGGNNGRGGQTPPPQQPQQPNGLLEEFGINVTEIARRGDIDPVIGRDQEITRVIEILNRRTKNNPVLIGEPGVGKTAVVEGLAQKIVDGDVPQKLQGKEVIRLDVVSLVQGTGIRGQFEERMQKLIEEIRNRREIILFIDEIHEIVGAGSAGDGNMDAGNILKPALARGEMQLVGATTLNEYRIIEKDAALERRMQPVKVEEPSVEETIIILKGIQNKYQDYHHVKYSDAAIEAAAVLSNRYIQDRFLPDKAIDLLDEAGSKMNLTLNFVDPKEIDQRLIDAENRKAQATRDEDYEKAAYFRDQIAKYKEMQKATISEEDIPLITEKEIEAIVEQKTNIPVGDLKEKEQSQLINLASDLKAHVIGQDEAVDKIAKAIRRNRVGLGAPNRPIGSFLFVGPTGVGKTELSKQLAIELFGSADSMIRFDMSEYMEKHAVAKLVGAPPGYVGYEEAGQLTEKVRRNPYSLILLDEVEKAHPDVMHMFLQVLDDGRLTDGQGRTVSFKDTIIIMTSNAGTGKVEASVGFGAAMEGRTQSVLGQLSNFFSPEFMNRFDGIIEFQPLSKENLLEIVSLMLDDVNKRLSNNGISLHVTDKVKEKLVDLGYDPKMGARPLRRTIQDQIEDAITDFYLENPSEKDLRAVMTSKGNIQIKAHTKTK, from the coding sequence ATGCTCTGTCATAACTGTAAAATCAACGATGCAACCATCCATCTCTATACCAATCTGAATGGTAAGCAACAACAGGTAGATCTCTGCCACAACTGCTACCAAATTATGAAAACTGATCCTAATAATGCCATCTTGCGTGGTTTAGGGGATTTAACAAACCCAAATAATATGGACCCTTTCAGCGAGTTCTTCAATCACTTGGGAGGCTATCCAGGAAACACTCCAGCTGGCAAGAAACGTGACCAAACCCCACCAACACAAGCAGGAGGGAACAACGGGCGTGGTGGGCAAACTCCACCACCTCAGCAACCCCAACAACCAAATGGACTTTTAGAAGAGTTTGGTATCAACGTGACGGAAATTGCCCGTCGCGGAGATATTGACCCAGTGATTGGCCGTGACCAAGAAATTACGCGTGTCATCGAAATCCTCAACCGCCGTACCAAGAACAACCCTGTCCTCATCGGTGAGCCAGGTGTCGGTAAAACCGCTGTTGTTGAAGGGTTGGCTCAAAAAATTGTCGACGGCGACGTGCCACAAAAATTGCAAGGTAAGGAAGTCATCCGATTAGATGTTGTCAGCCTGGTACAAGGGACTGGTATCCGTGGTCAATTTGAAGAACGCATGCAAAAACTCATAGAGGAAATCCGTAATCGTCGTGAGATTATCCTCTTTATCGACGAAATCCACGAGATTGTCGGTGCTGGATCTGCTGGTGATGGCAATATGGATGCTGGAAATATCCTCAAACCTGCCCTTGCCCGTGGTGAAATGCAGCTAGTCGGTGCAACAACCCTCAACGAATACCGTATTATCGAGAAGGATGCAGCCTTAGAACGCCGTATGCAACCTGTAAAGGTCGAAGAACCAAGCGTTGAAGAAACCATTATCATTCTCAAGGGTATCCAGAATAAGTATCAGGACTATCACCATGTCAAATACTCTGACGCAGCTATTGAAGCTGCTGCTGTCCTTTCAAATCGCTATATTCAAGACCGTTTCTTGCCAGACAAGGCCATTGACCTACTGGACGAAGCTGGTTCTAAGATGAACCTGACCCTCAATTTTGTTGATCCAAAAGAAATCGACCAACGCTTGATTGATGCCGAAAATCGTAAGGCCCAAGCAACTCGTGATGAGGACTACGAGAAGGCTGCCTATTTCCGCGACCAGATTGCCAAGTATAAGGAAATGCAAAAGGCAACCATCAGCGAGGAAGATATTCCCCTCATTACTGAAAAGGAAATTGAAGCCATCGTAGAACAAAAAACCAACATCCCTGTTGGTGATTTGAAAGAAAAAGAACAATCTCAACTCATCAACCTGGCTAGCGACCTCAAGGCCCATGTTATTGGTCAAGATGAAGCTGTAGACAAAATCGCCAAGGCCATTCGCCGCAACCGTGTTGGTCTTGGAGCGCCAAACCGCCCAATCGGCTCCTTCCTATTTGTCGGACCAACCGGTGTCGGTAAAACAGAACTATCCAAACAATTAGCCATCGAACTCTTCGGTTCTGCCGATAGTATGATTCGCTTCGATATGTCTGAGTACATGGAGAAACATGCCGTTGCCAAGCTAGTCGGTGCCCCTCCAGGCTATGTAGGCTATGAAGAAGCCGGTCAGCTAACTGAAAAAGTCCGCCGCAATCCTTACTCTCTCATCCTCTTGGATGAAGTAGAAAAAGCCCACCCTGATGTCATGCACATGTTCCTCCAAGTTCTCGATGACGGCCGTCTGACAGATGGTCAGGGACGCACAGTCAGCTTCAAGGACACCATTATCATCATGACTTCAAATGCTGGAACTGGTAAGGTTGAAGCAAGTGTAGGCTTTGGAGCAGCCATGGAAGGTCGCACCCAGTCGGTTCTTGGCCAACTCAGCAATTTCTTCAGTCCAGAATTCATGAACCGCTTTGACGGAATCATCGAGTTCCAACCACTCAGCAAGGAAAACCTCCTCGAAATTGTCAGCCTCATGCTGGATGATGTCAACAAACGCTTGTCTAACAACGGTATTAGCTTACATGTGACAGATAAGGTCAAAGAAAAGCTAGTTGATCTAGGTTACGATCCCAAAATGGGGGCTCGGCCACTACGCAGAACTATCCAAGACCAAATTGAAGATGCCATTACAGACTTTTACTTGGAAAACCCAAGCGAAAAAGACCTTCGCGCTGTTATGACCAGCAAGGGGAACATTCAAATCAAGGCACATACAAAAACAAAATAA
- a CDS encoding NUDIX hydrolase, translating to MNIAVFGEKKADVDYQNRFGVYAVIPDEKKENIILVQAPNGAWFLPGGEIEKGENHLIALERELMEELGFTAEIGHYYGQADEYFYSSHRDTYFYNPAYIYQVTSYHQVGLPLEDFNHIAWFPIDEAIEKLKRGSHKWGIEQWKLQENVSDN from the coding sequence ATGAATATTGCCGTTTTTGGAGAAAAGAAGGCTGACGTAGACTATCAAAATCGATTTGGTGTCTATGCTGTTATCCCTGATGAAAAGAAAGAAAATATCATCCTCGTTCAAGCACCAAATGGTGCCTGGTTCCTACCAGGTGGGGAAATCGAAAAAGGGGAAAATCATCTCATCGCCCTAGAACGCGAACTAATGGAAGAGCTTGGTTTTACAGCCGAAATTGGTCACTATTATGGTCAGGCTGACGAATATTTCTACTCTAGCCATCGAGATACCTACTTCTACAACCCCGCTTACATCTATCAAGTGACCAGCTACCACCAGGTCGGCCTACCTTTAGAGGATTTTAACCACATTGCCTGGTTCCCAATCGATGAGGCCATCGAAAAACTCAAACGAGGCAGTCACAAGTGGGGAATTGAACAATGGAAATTGCAAGAAAATGTATCTGATAACTAG
- a CDS encoding DUF1827 family protein — protein MKIINTTNSHSYLVQNQLANTDAFLVETYSAGNTDVIFTQAPRHYELLISNKYRAVQQSEIEKIRDFFLHRKIDERTIDKAAIQTIHTERLIEMSIPIITEI, from the coding sequence ATGAAAATCATAAATACGACAAATAGTCATTCATACCTGGTCCAAAATCAGTTGGCCAATACCGATGCCTTTCTAGTAGAAACCTATTCTGCTGGTAATACAGATGTTATTTTCACTCAGGCCCCTCGTCACTATGAACTCTTAATCAGCAACAAATACAGGGCTGTGCAACAATCCGAAATCGAAAAAATCCGTGATTTCTTCCTTCACCGCAAGATTGATGAACGAACAATTGACAAGGCTGCTATTCAAACCATCCATACCGAACGTTTGATTGAAATGTCTATTCCCATTATTACTGAAATCTAA
- the ileS gene encoding isoleucine--tRNA ligase: MKLKETLNLGQTAFPMRAGLPTREPEWQKAWDEANLYARRQELNAGKPAFHLHDGPPYANGNIHVGHALNKISKDIIVRSKSMSGFRAPFVPGWDTHGLPIEQVLAKQGVKRKEMDLVEYLEMCRDYALSQVDKQRDDFKRLGVSADWENPYITLTKDYEAAQIRVFGAMADKGYIYRGAKPVYWSWSSESALAEAEIEYHDIDSTSLYYANKVKDGKGLLDTDSYIVVWTTTPFTVTASRGLTMGADIDYVLVQPAGSDRKYILAEALVDSLAAKFGWESFEVISKHKGAEFEYIVTEHPWDTEVDELVILGDHVTTDSGTGIVHTAPGFGEDDYNVGVKYDLEVAVTVNERGLMNEAAGPDFEGQFYDKVVPTVKEKLGDLLLASEVINHSYPFDWRTKKPIIWRAVPQWFASVSKFRQEILDQIEATTFNPSWGKTRLYNMIRDRGDWVISRQRAWGVPLPIFYAEDGTAIMTKEVTDHVAALFEEHGSIIWWKSEAKDLLPAGFTHPGSPNGEFTKETDIMDVWFDSGSSWNGVMNARENLAYPADLYLEGSDQYRGWFNSSLITSVAVNGHAPYKAILSQGFVLDGKGMKMSKSLGNTILPSDVEKQFGAEILRLWVTSVDTSNDVRVSMDILGQVSETYRKIRNTLRFLIANTSDFNPVSDAVAYDELRSVDQYLLVKFNKLVAQIREAYDNYDFMAIYKSVVNFVTLDLSAFYLDFAKDVVYIDGAKSLSRRQMQTVFYDILVKITKLLTPILPHTAEEIWSYLEHEAEEFVQLAEMPEVETFANEAQLLADWESFMVFRTKAQKALEEARNAKVIGKSLEAHLTAYVSVETKSFLESLNADLAQLLIVSNLTVTTETAPSTALVVDEVAFAVERAAGEVCDRCRRIDTSVVERSYGATICDHCASVVEENFAEAVAQGFEA; this comes from the coding sequence ATGAAATTAAAAGAAACCCTTAATCTAGGTCAAACGGCCTTCCCAATGCGTGCAGGTTTGCCAACTCGTGAACCAGAATGGCAAAAGGCTTGGGATGAAGCAAACTTGTATGCTCGTCGTCAAGAACTCAACGCAGGCAAGCCAGCCTTCCACCTCCACGATGGACCTCCATACGCAAATGGGAATATCCACGTTGGGCATGCTTTGAACAAGATTTCAAAAGACATCATCGTTCGTTCTAAGTCCATGTCAGGTTTCCGTGCACCCTTTGTACCAGGTTGGGACACGCACGGTCTTCCGATTGAGCAAGTATTGGCAAAACAAGGTGTCAAACGCAAGGAAATGGACTTGGTAGAATACCTTGAAATGTGTCGTGATTACGCTCTTAGCCAGGTTGACAAGCAACGCGATGATTTCAAACGCTTGGGTGTTTCTGCCGATTGGGAAAATCCATACATCACCTTGACAAAAGACTACGAGGCTGCTCAAATTCGTGTCTTTGGTGCTATGGCAGACAAGGGCTATATCTACCGTGGTGCTAAGCCAGTTTATTGGTCATGGTCATCTGAATCAGCCCTTGCAGAAGCTGAAATCGAATACCATGACATTGACTCTACTTCTCTCTACTATGCCAACAAGGTCAAAGATGGCAAGGGACTTTTGGATACAGACAGCTACATCGTTGTCTGGACAACCACTCCATTTACAGTAACCGCTTCTCGTGGTTTGACCATGGGAGCAGACATTGACTATGTCTTGGTTCAACCTGCTGGCTCAGACCGTAAGTACATCTTGGCAGAAGCCTTGGTTGACAGCTTGGCAGCCAAATTCGGTTGGGAATCCTTTGAAGTGATTTCAAAACACAAGGGTGCTGAATTTGAATACATTGTGACCGAACACCCATGGGATACAGAAGTGGATGAATTGGTTATCTTGGGTGACCACGTTACAACGGACTCGGGTACTGGTATCGTCCATACGGCTCCAGGCTTTGGTGAGGATGACTACAATGTCGGTGTCAAATATGACTTGGAAGTTGCGGTAACTGTCAACGAACGTGGCTTGATGAATGAAGCTGCGGGTCCTGATTTTGAAGGTCAATTCTATGACAAGGTTGTGCCAACTGTCAAGGAAAAATTGGGTGACTTGCTCCTTGCTAGCGAAGTGATCAATCACTCCTATCCATTTGACTGGAGAACCAAGAAGCCAATCATCTGGCGTGCAGTACCGCAATGGTTTGCCTCTGTTTCTAAATTCCGTCAGGAAATCTTGGACCAAATCGAAGCAACAACTTTCAATCCATCTTGGGGTAAAACGCGTCTTTACAACATGATCCGTGACCGTGGTGACTGGGTCATCTCTCGTCAACGTGCTTGGGGTGTGCCGCTTCCAATCTTCTATGCAGAAGATGGTACAGCCATTATGACCAAGGAAGTAACAGACCACGTTGCTGCCCTTTTTGAAGAGCATGGTTCTATTATCTGGTGGAAATCAGAAGCAAAAGACCTCTTGCCTGCTGGTTTCACTCATCCAGGTTCACCAAATGGCGAATTTACCAAAGAAACAGACATCATGGACGTATGGTTTGACTCTGGTTCATCTTGGAATGGTGTCATGAATGCCCGTGAAAACCTTGCCTATCCAGCAGATCTCTACCTTGAAGGTTCAGACCAATACCGTGGCTGGTTTAACTCATCTTTGATCACCTCTGTTGCTGTAAATGGTCATGCACCATACAAAGCTATCTTGTCACAGGGGTTTGTCCTTGATGGTAAGGGGATGAAGATGTCTAAATCATTGGGGAATACCATCCTTCCAAGTGATGTTGAGAAGCAATTTGGTGCAGAAATCTTGCGTCTGTGGGTGACATCCGTTGATACTTCCAACGATGTCCGTGTGTCTATGGATATCCTTGGACAGGTTTCTGAAACCTACCGTAAAATCCGTAATACCCTTCGTTTCTTGATTGCCAACACTTCTGATTTCAATCCTGTAAGTGATGCAGTAGCCTACGACGAGCTCCGTTCTGTTGACCAATATCTCTTGGTGAAATTCAACAAGTTGGTAGCTCAAATCCGTGAAGCCTACGACAACTATGATTTCATGGCTATTTACAAGTCTGTGGTGAACTTTGTAACACTTGATTTGTCAGCCTTTTACCTCGATTTTGCCAAAGATGTCGTCTACATTGATGGTGCTAAATCACTTTCTCGTCGTCAGATGCAGACAGTATTCTATGACATCTTGGTGAAAATTACCAAGCTCTTGACTCCGATTTTGCCACACACGGCAGAAGAGATCTGGTCCTACTTGGAACACGAAGCAGAAGAGTTTGTACAATTGGCGGAAATGCCAGAGGTGGAAACCTTTGCTAATGAAGCGCAGCTTTTGGCTGACTGGGAAAGCTTTATGGTCTTCCGTACAAAAGCTCAAAAAGCTTTGGAAGAAGCCCGTAATGCTAAAGTGATTGGTAAATCGCTAGAAGCGCATCTGACTGCCTATGTGTCAGTTGAAACCAAGTCCTTCTTGGAGAGCTTGAATGCAGACCTGGCTCAGTTACTCATCGTTTCAAACTTGACAGTAACAACTGAAACTGCCCCTTCAACAGCGCTTGTGGTTGATGAAGTTGCCTTTGCTGTAGAACGTGCAGCCGGAGAGGTGTGTGACCGTTGCCGTCGCATTGATACTAGCGTTGTTGAGCGTAGCTATGGTGCAACAATCTGTGACCACTGTGCTAGCGTAGTAGAAGAAAACTTTGCTGAAGCAGTAGCTCAAGGTTTTGAAGCATAA
- a CDS encoding GNAT family N-acetyltransferase, producing MIGLELVNKDNFEEVLQVQVLEEDQRRVATVEYSLAQAWLYRDEGTLLPYAVKSGEKIVGFVLLSIQEDKSYYVWRLLIDRHCQNRGYGKEVIRQVIGLAKEDPSCHTVTMNYVIGNHKMRYILEKFGFQSVGMIGQEIKMELTF from the coding sequence ATGATCGGATTAGAATTAGTAAATAAGGATAATTTTGAAGAAGTCTTGCAAGTGCAGGTCTTAGAAGAGGACCAGCGTCGAGTTGCAACGGTTGAATATTCTCTGGCTCAGGCTTGGCTCTATCGGGATGAAGGAACTCTCCTTCCTTATGCAGTCAAATCAGGAGAGAAAATCGTAGGTTTTGTATTGTTGTCTATACAAGAAGACAAGAGCTACTATGTGTGGCGTTTGTTAATAGACAGGCATTGTCAAAATAGAGGCTATGGTAAGGAAGTCATCCGGCAAGTGATTGGTCTGGCTAAGGAAGATCCAAGTTGCCACACAGTTACCATGAATTATGTAATCGGCAATCATAAAATGCGGTACATCTTAGAAAAATTTGGCTTCCAATCAGTTGGTATGATTGGACAAGAAATAAAAATGGAATTAACTTTTTAA
- a CDS encoding DivIVA domain-containing protein, giving the protein MALTALELKDKTFATKFRGYDADEVDDFLDIVTRDYEDLTRKNHEQEAELKTLRERLAYFDEMKESLSQSVLLAQDTAEKVKHAAEDQAANIIKQADYDAATLLHEAKDKANEILRNATDNAKKVVIETEELKNKTRIFHQRLKSTVESQLSLINSPEWEEILRPTATYIQTSDDAFRDVLHKALDEEVSIEEDSLDYTRQLSPEEIAELTRQAEAFDKGETIEVSITE; this is encoded by the coding sequence ATGGCACTTACAGCATTAGAATTAAAAGATAAAACCTTCGCAACCAAATTTAGAGGTTACGATGCGGATGAAGTGGATGACTTTTTAGATATTGTGACTCGTGATTATGAGGATTTAACTCGTAAAAACCATGAACAAGAGGCAGAATTAAAGACGCTTCGTGAACGATTGGCATATTTTGATGAAATGAAGGAGTCCTTGAGCCAGTCTGTTCTCTTAGCACAAGATACAGCTGAGAAAGTAAAACATGCTGCAGAAGATCAAGCAGCAAATATTATTAAACAAGCAGATTATGATGCCGCTACTTTATTGCACGAAGCAAAGGATAAGGCAAATGAGATCCTCCGTAATGCGACAGATAATGCAAAGAAAGTTGTAATTGAAACAGAGGAATTAAAGAATAAGACGCGTATTTTCCATCAACGATTAAAATCAACAGTGGAAAGCCAGCTATCTTTGATAAATTCTCCAGAATGGGAAGAAATTCTCCGTCCAACAGCTACCTATATTCAAACTAGCGATGATGCTTTCCGCGATGTCCTTCATAAGGCTTTAGATGAGGAAGTATCCATTGAAGAGGATAGCTTAGACTATACCCGTCAGCTAAGTCCAGAGGAAATTGCAGAATTAACTCGTCAGGCAGAAGCTTTTGATAAAGGGGAAACGATTGAAGTTTCCATTACAGAATAG
- a CDS encoding RNA-binding protein produces the protein MKSEKHILEHFAREEREFVEKVMDMCQQVEDTYSLRLTTFLNPRQDAIVHIIANHYQLEVFSSREYVQTEYSRLILAPSYYLLDSNDFNLMALEIDYSRKFHSLSHSQVLGTFLHQLGIRREYLGDITVTDEQLLVFIDKKFGELALQSISKIARVPVKMLEQDWKSISIKAKEESIMKEVLVSSLRLDKLVAVAFRLSRTTVDRLIEAGHVKLDYVQVEQGSKQVEVGQLISLRKHGRVLVKEFLGFSKQGKVKLKLEMINI, from the coding sequence ATGAAGAGTGAAAAGCATATTTTGGAACATTTTGCCCGAGAGGAGAGGGAATTTGTCGAGAAGGTGATGGATATGTGTCAGCAAGTTGAGGATACTTATTCATTGAGATTGACCACATTTCTAAATCCTAGGCAAGATGCGATTGTTCACATCATTGCAAATCATTATCAGTTAGAAGTATTCTCTAGTCGAGAATACGTACAAACAGAATATTCACGGTTAATTTTGGCTCCTAGTTATTATCTATTAGATAGTAATGATTTTAACTTGATGGCTTTAGAGATAGACTACTCTAGAAAATTTCATAGCCTTTCGCATTCGCAGGTATTAGGTACATTCCTACATCAATTAGGAATTCGAAGAGAATATCTAGGTGATATTACCGTCACCGATGAGCAACTACTTGTTTTTATAGATAAAAAATTTGGTGAATTAGCTCTTCAATCAATTTCTAAAATCGCTAGAGTTCCTGTTAAGATGCTTGAACAAGATTGGAAGTCTATTTCAATCAAAGCCAAAGAGGAATCTATCATGAAGGAAGTGTTGGTATCCAGTTTGAGATTGGATAAGTTGGTTGCAGTCGCTTTTCGACTTTCGCGAACAACTGTTGATAGATTAATTGAAGCTGGTCATGTAAAATTAGACTACGTTCAAGTAGAGCAAGGAAGCAAGCAAGTGGAAGTAGGACAGTTGATAAGTCTTAGAAAACATGGACGAGTTCTTGTGAAGGAATTTTTAGGTTTTTCTAAGCAAGGTAAAGTAAAATTAAAGTTAGAAATGATTAACATATAG
- a CDS encoding YggT family protein, whose translation MQILILILLKFVEIYSYLLFAYALLSWFPALFTSPLGRFLESLVSPLLKPFRRLNLQFMGLDLTVLVAMLVLNMGTRLLVQLLVGLV comes from the coding sequence ATGCAAATTCTGATTTTAATCCTATTAAAATTTGTAGAGATTTATTCCTATCTCTTATTTGCCTACGCTTTATTGAGTTGGTTCCCTGCTCTATTCACAAGTCCCCTTGGTCGTTTCTTAGAAAGTCTAGTTAGTCCGCTCTTGAAACCCTTTCGGCGCTTGAACTTACAATTTATGGGCTTAGATTTGACAGTCCTGGTGGCCATGCTAGTCTTGAATATGGGAACACGCCTATTGGTGCAACTCTTAGTTGGCCTGGTATAA
- a CDS encoding cell division protein SepF — protein MALKDTFKNLFNYFEVDDVNEVAEQEEAYSMPNERPKMRVANTTQTVSEHQQKPETRRETRSDYQVQRSSEKQQDLKNTVISDMARTTIDIKFPKRYEDAPEMVNLLLDNASILIDFQYMSEQQARRCLDYLDGARSVLSGNLKKVSNTMWLLTPVNVTVHIEELRNANNGQGADTTFDFDMKR, from the coding sequence GTGGCACTAAAAGATACATTTAAAAATTTATTTAATTATTTTGAGGTTGACGATGTAAATGAAGTAGCTGAGCAAGAGGAAGCATATTCCATGCCAAATGAACGTCCTAAGATGCGTGTTGCTAATACGACACAAACTGTTAGTGAGCATCAGCAAAAGCCTGAAACACGTAGAGAAACACGTTCGGACTATCAAGTTCAGCGATCAAGTGAAAAACAACAAGATTTAAAAAATACAGTTATTAGTGATATGGCTAGGACAACCATTGACATTAAGTTTCCAAAACGCTATGAGGATGCTCCAGAAATGGTCAATTTGCTGTTAGATAATGCAAGTATTTTGATCGATTTTCAGTATATGTCAGAGCAACAGGCTAGACGTTGTTTGGATTATTTAGATGGCGCACGCTCTGTTCTTTCTGGTAATTTGAAGAAGGTATCTAATACCATGTGGCTATTGACTCCTGTAAATGTTACTGTACATATTGAAGAATTGCGTAATGCCAATAATGGACAAGGGGCAGATACGACTTTCGATTTTGATATGAAGCGATAA
- a CDS encoding YggS family pyridoxal phosphate-dependent enzyme, whose translation MDFQKNKDDVFLAVAQAAEKAGRPIESVNVIAVTKYVDSSIANKLVKTGVRHIGENRVDLFLDKYNALADQNLTWHLIGTLQRRKVKDIINFVDYFHALDSVKLAKEIDKRATRRIKCFLQVNISGEESKHGFDLSEIDEVLSEIAQFKNLELVGLMTMAPFEADKLELHSIFSKMKQVQEELSNRQLPGMPFTELSMGMSGDFEIAIEHGATYVRIGSAFFE comes from the coding sequence ATGGATTTCCAAAAGAACAAGGATGATGTATTTTTAGCTGTGGCTCAAGCAGCTGAAAAGGCAGGGCGTCCAATTGAATCTGTAAATGTAATAGCTGTCACCAAGTATGTTGACAGCTCTATTGCTAATAAGCTAGTAAAAACAGGGGTAAGGCACATCGGTGAAAACCGAGTTGACCTGTTTTTAGATAAATATAATGCCTTGGCAGATCAAAATCTTACCTGGCATTTAATTGGAACACTGCAAAGACGCAAGGTTAAGGATATCATCAATTTTGTCGATTATTTTCATGCCTTGGATTCTGTAAAGTTAGCCAAAGAAATTGATAAAAGAGCTACTAGAAGAATTAAGTGTTTTCTGCAAGTGAATATATCTGGTGAAGAAAGTAAGCATGGATTTGACCTATCAGAGATTGATGAGGTCTTGTCTGAAATAGCTCAATTTAAAAACCTTGAGTTGGTGGGCTTGATGACAATGGCTCCTTTTGAGGCAGATAAATTGGAACTGCATTCCATTTTTTCTAAAATGAAGCAAGTTCAAGAAGAATTGTCAAATCGGCAGTTACCAGGAATGCCTTTTACAGAATTAAGTATGGGCATGAGTGGTGATTTTGAGATAGCCATTGAACATGGGGCTACCTATGTGAGAATCGGCTCTGCGTTTTTTGAATAG